Proteins encoded by one window of Microcebus murinus isolate Inina chromosome 2, M.murinus_Inina_mat1.0, whole genome shotgun sequence:
- the CLSTN1 gene encoding calsyntenin-1 isoform X3 has translation MLHRPAPALAPAAWLLLAGLLCGGGVWAARVNKHKPWLEPTYHGIVTENDNTVLLDPPLIALDKDAPLHFAESFEVTVTKEGEICGFKIHGQSVPFEAVVVDKSTGEGVIRSKEKLDCELQKDYSFSIQAYDCGKGPDGANAKKSHKATVHIQVNDVNEYAPVFKEKSYKATVTEGKQYDSILRVEAVDADCSPQFSQICSYEIVTPGVPFAVDKDGYIKNTEKLNYGKEHQYKLTVTAYDCGKKRATEDVLVKISIKPTCTPGWQGWNNRIEYEPGTGALAVFPNIHLETCDEPVASVQTTVELETSHIGKGCDRDTYSEKSLHRLCGAASGTAELLPSPSSAANWTVGLPTDNGHDSDQVFEFNGTQAVRVPDGVVSVNPKEPFTISVWMRHGPFGRKKETILCSSDRTDMNRHRYSLYVHGCRLIFLLRQDPSEEKKYKPAEFHWKLNQVCDEQWHHYVLNVEFPSVTLYVDGVSHEPFSVTEDHPLHPSKTETQLVVGACWQGGDQHMTQFFRGNLAGLTLRSGKLADKKVIDCLYTCKEGLDLQVPEDSGVQIQASPSQSVLTLEGDDVGELDKAMQRVSYLNSRQFPTPGIRRLKITSTVKCFNEAACISVPPVEGYVMVLQPEEPKISLSGVHHFARAASEFESSEGVSLFPELRIISTVTREVEPEGDGAEDPTVQESLVSEETVHDLDACEVTVEGEELNREQESLEVDAARLQQKGIEVSSSELGVTFTGVDTMASYEEVLHLLRYRNWHTRSLLDRKFKLTCSELNGRYVSNEFKVEVNVIHTANPVDHASHMAAQPQFVHPEHHSFVDLSGHNLASPHPFAVVPSTATVVIVVCVSFLVFMIILGVFRIRAAHQRTMRDQDTGKENEMDWDDSALTITVNPMETYEDQHSSEEEEEEEEEEESEDGEEDDDITSAESESSEEEEEQGDQQSGSRQQQLEWDDSTLSY, from the exons AGAGTTTTGAGGTGACAGTCACCAAAGAAG GTGAGATTTGTGGATTTAAAATTCACGGGCAGAGTGTCCCCTTTGAGGCCGTGGTGGTGGACAAGTCCACCGGCGAGGGCGTGATCCGCTCGAAGGAGAAGCTGGACTGCGAGCTGCAGAAGGACTACTCGTTCAGCATCCAGGCCTACGACTGCGGGAAGGGGCCCGACGGCGCCAACGCGAAGAAGTCTCACAA AGCGACCGTCCACATCCAGGTGAACGACGTGAACGAGTACGCGCCCGTGTTCAAGGAGAAGTCCTACAAGGCCACGGTCACGGAGGGGAAGCAGTATGACAGCATCCTGAGGGTGGAGGCCGTGGACGCAGACTGCTCCCCGCAGTTCAGCCAGATCTGCAGCTACGAGATCGTCACCCCAGGCGTGCCGTTCGCTGTGGACAAAGACG gttatataaaaaacacagagaagttaaactATGGGAAAGAACATCAGTATAAGCTGACCGTCACCGCCTATGATTGCGGGAAGAAAAGAGCCACGGAGGATGTTCTGGTGAAGATCAGCATTAAGCCCACCTGCACCCCTGGGTGGCAAG GCTGGAACAACAGGATCGAGTATGAGCCAGGCACGGGCGCCCTGGCGGTCTTCCCGAACATCCACCTGGAGACCTGCGACGAGCCGGTCGCCTCCGTGCAGACCACggtggagctggagaccagccacATCGGCAAAGGCTGTGACCGGGACACCTACTCCGAGAAGTCCCTCCACCGGCTCTGCG GCGCTGCCTCCGGCACGGCCGAGCTGCTCCCTTCCCCGAGCAGCGCCGCCAACTGGACCGTCGGGCTCCCCACGGACAACGGCCACGACAGCGACCAGGTCTTTGAATTCAATGGCACTCAAGCTGTGAGGGTCCCGGACGGCGTCGTCTCCGTCAACCCCAAGGAGCCCTTTACAATCTCCGTGTGGATGAGACACGGGCCTTTCGGCAGGAAGAAGGAGACGATTCTCTGCAGCTCAGACAGGACAG ATATGAACCGGCACCGCTACTCGCTCTACGTCCACGGGTGCCGGCTCATCTTCCTGCTCCGCCAGGACCCTTCCGAGGAGAAGAAGTACAAACCCGCGGAATTCCACTGGAAGTTGAACCAG GTCTGTGACGAGCAGTGGCACCACTATGTCCTCAACGTGGAATTCCCAAGCGTGACTCTGTACGTGGACGGTGTTTCTCACGAGCCCTTCTCTGTGACTGAGGATCACCCCCTTCATCCATCCAAGACAGAAACTCAGCTTGTGGTTGGGGCGTGCTGGCAAG GTGGCGACCAGCACATGACCCAGTTTTTCCGAGGTAACCTGGCTGGCCTGACGCTCCGTTCCGGGAAGCTTGCAGATAAGAAGGTGATTGACTGTCTGTATACCTGCAAAGAGGGGCTGGACCTGCAAGTCCCCGAAGACAGTGGCGTGCAG ATCCAAGCAAGCCCCAGTCAGTCGGTGCTGACCTTGGAGGGGGACGACGTCGGGGAGCTGGACAAGGCCATGCAGCGCGTCTCCTACCTGAACTCCCGGCAGTTCCCCACGCCCGGAATCCGAAGGCTGAAAATCACCAGCACGGTCAA GTGTTTTAACGAGGCCGCCTGCATCTCGGTGCCCCCGGTGGAGGGCTACGTGATGGTCCTACAGCCCGAGGAGCCCAAGATCAGCCTGAGCGGCGTCCACCACTTTGCGAGAGCAGCTTCGGAATTTGAGAGCTCGGAAGGGGTTTCCCTTTTTCCCGAGCTCCGCATCATCAGCACCGTCACCAGAGAGGTGGAGCCCGAAGGGGACGGGGCAGAGGACCCCACAG TCCAAGAGTCCCTGGTGTCCGAGGAGACAGTGCACGACCTGGATGCCTGTGAGGTCACGGTGGAGGGGGAGGAGCTGAACCGCGAGCAGGAGAGCCTGGAGGTGGACGCGGCCCGCCTGCAGCAGAAGGGCATCGAAGTGAGCAGCTCCGAGCTGGGCGTGACCTTCACGG GCGTGGACACCATGGCCAGCTACGAGGAGGTCTTGCACCTCCTGCGCTACCGGAATTGGCACACCAGGTCCTTGCTCGACCGCAAGTTCAAGCTCACCTGCTCCGAGCTGAATGGCCGCTACGTCAGCAACGAATTTAAGGTGGAG GTGAACGTCATCCACACGGCCAACCCCGTGGACCACGCCAGCCACATGGCCGCCCAGCCGCAGTTCGTGCACCCCGAGCATCACTCCTTCGTCGACCTCTCTGGCCACAACCTGGCCAGTCCCCACCCGTTCGCAG TTGTCCCCAGTACCGCGACCGTTGTGATCGTGGTGTGCGTCAGCTTCCTGGTTTTCATGATCATCCTGGGAGTGTTCCGGATCCGGGCCGCGCACCAGCGCACCATGCGGGACCAGGACACCGGGAAGGAGAACGAGATGGACTGGGACGACTCGGCCCTGACCATCACCGTCAACCCCATGGAG ACCTACGAGGACCAGCACAgcagcgaggaggaggaggaggaagaggaggaggaggagagcgaGGACGGAGAGGAGGACGACGACATCACCAGCGCGGAGTCGGAGAgcagcgaggaggaggaggagcagggcgaCCAGCAGAGCGGGAGCAGGCAGCAGCAGCTGGAGTGGGACGACTCGACCCTCAGCTACTGA
- the CLSTN1 gene encoding calsyntenin-1 isoform X2 produces the protein MLHRPAPALAPAAWLLLAGLLCGGGVWAARVNKHKPWLEPTYHGIVTENDNTVLLDPPLIALDKDAPLHFAGEICGFKIHGQSVPFEAVVVDKSTGEGVIRSKEKLDCELQKDYSFSIQAYDCGKGPDGANAKKSHKATVHIQVNDVNEYAPVFKEKSYKATVTEGKQYDSILRVEAVDADCSPQFSQICSYEIVTPGVPFAVDKDGYIKNTEKLNYGKEHQYKLTVTAYDCGKKRATEDVLVKISIKPTCTPGWQGWNNRIEYEPGTGALAVFPNIHLETCDEPVASVQTTVELETSHIGKGCDRDTYSEKSLHRLCGAASGTAELLPSPSSAANWTVGLPTDNGHDSDQVFEFNGTQAVRVPDGVVSVNPKEPFTISVWMRHGPFGRKKETILCSSDRTDMNRHRYSLYVHGCRLIFLLRQDPSEEKKYKPAEFHWKLNQVCDEQWHHYVLNVEFPSVTLYVDGVSHEPFSVTEDHPLHPSKTETQLVVGACWQEYSGVENDNDTEPVTMAPAGGDQHMTQFFRGNLAGLTLRSGKLADKKVIDCLYTCKEGLDLQVPEDSGVQIQASPSQSVLTLEGDDVGELDKAMQRVSYLNSRQFPTPGIRRLKITSTVKCFNEAACISVPPVEGYVMVLQPEEPKISLSGVHHFARAASEFESSEGVSLFPELRIISTVTREVEPEGDGAEDPTVQESLVSEETVHDLDACEVTVEGEELNREQESLEVDAARLQQKGIEVSSSELGVTFTGVDTMASYEEVLHLLRYRNWHTRSLLDRKFKLTCSELNGRYVSNEFKVEVNVIHTANPVDHASHMAAQPQFVHPEHHSFVDLSGHNLASPHPFAVVPSTATVVIVVCVSFLVFMIILGVFRIRAAHQRTMRDQDTGKENEMDWDDSALTITVNPMETYEDQHSSEEEEEEEEEEESEDGEEDDDITSAESESSEEEEEQGDQQSGSRQQQLEWDDSTLSY, from the exons GTGAGATTTGTGGATTTAAAATTCACGGGCAGAGTGTCCCCTTTGAGGCCGTGGTGGTGGACAAGTCCACCGGCGAGGGCGTGATCCGCTCGAAGGAGAAGCTGGACTGCGAGCTGCAGAAGGACTACTCGTTCAGCATCCAGGCCTACGACTGCGGGAAGGGGCCCGACGGCGCCAACGCGAAGAAGTCTCACAA AGCGACCGTCCACATCCAGGTGAACGACGTGAACGAGTACGCGCCCGTGTTCAAGGAGAAGTCCTACAAGGCCACGGTCACGGAGGGGAAGCAGTATGACAGCATCCTGAGGGTGGAGGCCGTGGACGCAGACTGCTCCCCGCAGTTCAGCCAGATCTGCAGCTACGAGATCGTCACCCCAGGCGTGCCGTTCGCTGTGGACAAAGACG gttatataaaaaacacagagaagttaaactATGGGAAAGAACATCAGTATAAGCTGACCGTCACCGCCTATGATTGCGGGAAGAAAAGAGCCACGGAGGATGTTCTGGTGAAGATCAGCATTAAGCCCACCTGCACCCCTGGGTGGCAAG GCTGGAACAACAGGATCGAGTATGAGCCAGGCACGGGCGCCCTGGCGGTCTTCCCGAACATCCACCTGGAGACCTGCGACGAGCCGGTCGCCTCCGTGCAGACCACggtggagctggagaccagccacATCGGCAAAGGCTGTGACCGGGACACCTACTCCGAGAAGTCCCTCCACCGGCTCTGCG GCGCTGCCTCCGGCACGGCCGAGCTGCTCCCTTCCCCGAGCAGCGCCGCCAACTGGACCGTCGGGCTCCCCACGGACAACGGCCACGACAGCGACCAGGTCTTTGAATTCAATGGCACTCAAGCTGTGAGGGTCCCGGACGGCGTCGTCTCCGTCAACCCCAAGGAGCCCTTTACAATCTCCGTGTGGATGAGACACGGGCCTTTCGGCAGGAAGAAGGAGACGATTCTCTGCAGCTCAGACAGGACAG ATATGAACCGGCACCGCTACTCGCTCTACGTCCACGGGTGCCGGCTCATCTTCCTGCTCCGCCAGGACCCTTCCGAGGAGAAGAAGTACAAACCCGCGGAATTCCACTGGAAGTTGAACCAG GTCTGTGACGAGCAGTGGCACCACTATGTCCTCAACGTGGAATTCCCAAGCGTGACTCTGTACGTGGACGGTGTTTCTCACGAGCCCTTCTCTGTGACTGAGGATCACCCCCTTCATCCATCCAAGACAGAAACTCAGCTTGTGGTTGGGGCGTGCTGGCAAG AGTATTCAGGAGTTGAAAATGACAATGACACTGAGCCTGTGACTATGGCCCCTGCAG GTGGCGACCAGCACATGACCCAGTTTTTCCGAGGTAACCTGGCTGGCCTGACGCTCCGTTCCGGGAAGCTTGCAGATAAGAAGGTGATTGACTGTCTGTATACCTGCAAAGAGGGGCTGGACCTGCAAGTCCCCGAAGACAGTGGCGTGCAG ATCCAAGCAAGCCCCAGTCAGTCGGTGCTGACCTTGGAGGGGGACGACGTCGGGGAGCTGGACAAGGCCATGCAGCGCGTCTCCTACCTGAACTCCCGGCAGTTCCCCACGCCCGGAATCCGAAGGCTGAAAATCACCAGCACGGTCAA GTGTTTTAACGAGGCCGCCTGCATCTCGGTGCCCCCGGTGGAGGGCTACGTGATGGTCCTACAGCCCGAGGAGCCCAAGATCAGCCTGAGCGGCGTCCACCACTTTGCGAGAGCAGCTTCGGAATTTGAGAGCTCGGAAGGGGTTTCCCTTTTTCCCGAGCTCCGCATCATCAGCACCGTCACCAGAGAGGTGGAGCCCGAAGGGGACGGGGCAGAGGACCCCACAG TCCAAGAGTCCCTGGTGTCCGAGGAGACAGTGCACGACCTGGATGCCTGTGAGGTCACGGTGGAGGGGGAGGAGCTGAACCGCGAGCAGGAGAGCCTGGAGGTGGACGCGGCCCGCCTGCAGCAGAAGGGCATCGAAGTGAGCAGCTCCGAGCTGGGCGTGACCTTCACGG GCGTGGACACCATGGCCAGCTACGAGGAGGTCTTGCACCTCCTGCGCTACCGGAATTGGCACACCAGGTCCTTGCTCGACCGCAAGTTCAAGCTCACCTGCTCCGAGCTGAATGGCCGCTACGTCAGCAACGAATTTAAGGTGGAG GTGAACGTCATCCACACGGCCAACCCCGTGGACCACGCCAGCCACATGGCCGCCCAGCCGCAGTTCGTGCACCCCGAGCATCACTCCTTCGTCGACCTCTCTGGCCACAACCTGGCCAGTCCCCACCCGTTCGCAG TTGTCCCCAGTACCGCGACCGTTGTGATCGTGGTGTGCGTCAGCTTCCTGGTTTTCATGATCATCCTGGGAGTGTTCCGGATCCGGGCCGCGCACCAGCGCACCATGCGGGACCAGGACACCGGGAAGGAGAACGAGATGGACTGGGACGACTCGGCCCTGACCATCACCGTCAACCCCATGGAG ACCTACGAGGACCAGCACAgcagcgaggaggaggaggaggaagaggaggaggaggagagcgaGGACGGAGAGGAGGACGACGACATCACCAGCGCGGAGTCGGAGAgcagcgaggaggaggaggagcagggcgaCCAGCAGAGCGGGAGCAGGCAGCAGCAGCTGGAGTGGGACGACTCGACCCTCAGCTACTGA
- the CLSTN1 gene encoding calsyntenin-1 isoform X4, with protein MLHRPAPALAPAAWLLLAGLLCGGGVWAARVNKHKPWLEPTYHGIVTENDNTVLLDPPLIALDKDAPLHFAGEICGFKIHGQSVPFEAVVVDKSTGEGVIRSKEKLDCELQKDYSFSIQAYDCGKGPDGANAKKSHKATVHIQVNDVNEYAPVFKEKSYKATVTEGKQYDSILRVEAVDADCSPQFSQICSYEIVTPGVPFAVDKDGYIKNTEKLNYGKEHQYKLTVTAYDCGKKRATEDVLVKISIKPTCTPGWQGWNNRIEYEPGTGALAVFPNIHLETCDEPVASVQTTVELETSHIGKGCDRDTYSEKSLHRLCGAASGTAELLPSPSSAANWTVGLPTDNGHDSDQVFEFNGTQAVRVPDGVVSVNPKEPFTISVWMRHGPFGRKKETILCSSDRTDMNRHRYSLYVHGCRLIFLLRQDPSEEKKYKPAEFHWKLNQVCDEQWHHYVLNVEFPSVTLYVDGVSHEPFSVTEDHPLHPSKTETQLVVGACWQGGDQHMTQFFRGNLAGLTLRSGKLADKKVIDCLYTCKEGLDLQVPEDSGVQIQASPSQSVLTLEGDDVGELDKAMQRVSYLNSRQFPTPGIRRLKITSTVKCFNEAACISVPPVEGYVMVLQPEEPKISLSGVHHFARAASEFESSEGVSLFPELRIISTVTREVEPEGDGAEDPTVQESLVSEETVHDLDACEVTVEGEELNREQESLEVDAARLQQKGIEVSSSELGVTFTGVDTMASYEEVLHLLRYRNWHTRSLLDRKFKLTCSELNGRYVSNEFKVEVNVIHTANPVDHASHMAAQPQFVHPEHHSFVDLSGHNLASPHPFAVVPSTATVVIVVCVSFLVFMIILGVFRIRAAHQRTMRDQDTGKENEMDWDDSALTITVNPMETYEDQHSSEEEEEEEEEEESEDGEEDDDITSAESESSEEEEEQGDQQSGSRQQQLEWDDSTLSY; from the exons GTGAGATTTGTGGATTTAAAATTCACGGGCAGAGTGTCCCCTTTGAGGCCGTGGTGGTGGACAAGTCCACCGGCGAGGGCGTGATCCGCTCGAAGGAGAAGCTGGACTGCGAGCTGCAGAAGGACTACTCGTTCAGCATCCAGGCCTACGACTGCGGGAAGGGGCCCGACGGCGCCAACGCGAAGAAGTCTCACAA AGCGACCGTCCACATCCAGGTGAACGACGTGAACGAGTACGCGCCCGTGTTCAAGGAGAAGTCCTACAAGGCCACGGTCACGGAGGGGAAGCAGTATGACAGCATCCTGAGGGTGGAGGCCGTGGACGCAGACTGCTCCCCGCAGTTCAGCCAGATCTGCAGCTACGAGATCGTCACCCCAGGCGTGCCGTTCGCTGTGGACAAAGACG gttatataaaaaacacagagaagttaaactATGGGAAAGAACATCAGTATAAGCTGACCGTCACCGCCTATGATTGCGGGAAGAAAAGAGCCACGGAGGATGTTCTGGTGAAGATCAGCATTAAGCCCACCTGCACCCCTGGGTGGCAAG GCTGGAACAACAGGATCGAGTATGAGCCAGGCACGGGCGCCCTGGCGGTCTTCCCGAACATCCACCTGGAGACCTGCGACGAGCCGGTCGCCTCCGTGCAGACCACggtggagctggagaccagccacATCGGCAAAGGCTGTGACCGGGACACCTACTCCGAGAAGTCCCTCCACCGGCTCTGCG GCGCTGCCTCCGGCACGGCCGAGCTGCTCCCTTCCCCGAGCAGCGCCGCCAACTGGACCGTCGGGCTCCCCACGGACAACGGCCACGACAGCGACCAGGTCTTTGAATTCAATGGCACTCAAGCTGTGAGGGTCCCGGACGGCGTCGTCTCCGTCAACCCCAAGGAGCCCTTTACAATCTCCGTGTGGATGAGACACGGGCCTTTCGGCAGGAAGAAGGAGACGATTCTCTGCAGCTCAGACAGGACAG ATATGAACCGGCACCGCTACTCGCTCTACGTCCACGGGTGCCGGCTCATCTTCCTGCTCCGCCAGGACCCTTCCGAGGAGAAGAAGTACAAACCCGCGGAATTCCACTGGAAGTTGAACCAG GTCTGTGACGAGCAGTGGCACCACTATGTCCTCAACGTGGAATTCCCAAGCGTGACTCTGTACGTGGACGGTGTTTCTCACGAGCCCTTCTCTGTGACTGAGGATCACCCCCTTCATCCATCCAAGACAGAAACTCAGCTTGTGGTTGGGGCGTGCTGGCAAG GTGGCGACCAGCACATGACCCAGTTTTTCCGAGGTAACCTGGCTGGCCTGACGCTCCGTTCCGGGAAGCTTGCAGATAAGAAGGTGATTGACTGTCTGTATACCTGCAAAGAGGGGCTGGACCTGCAAGTCCCCGAAGACAGTGGCGTGCAG ATCCAAGCAAGCCCCAGTCAGTCGGTGCTGACCTTGGAGGGGGACGACGTCGGGGAGCTGGACAAGGCCATGCAGCGCGTCTCCTACCTGAACTCCCGGCAGTTCCCCACGCCCGGAATCCGAAGGCTGAAAATCACCAGCACGGTCAA GTGTTTTAACGAGGCCGCCTGCATCTCGGTGCCCCCGGTGGAGGGCTACGTGATGGTCCTACAGCCCGAGGAGCCCAAGATCAGCCTGAGCGGCGTCCACCACTTTGCGAGAGCAGCTTCGGAATTTGAGAGCTCGGAAGGGGTTTCCCTTTTTCCCGAGCTCCGCATCATCAGCACCGTCACCAGAGAGGTGGAGCCCGAAGGGGACGGGGCAGAGGACCCCACAG TCCAAGAGTCCCTGGTGTCCGAGGAGACAGTGCACGACCTGGATGCCTGTGAGGTCACGGTGGAGGGGGAGGAGCTGAACCGCGAGCAGGAGAGCCTGGAGGTGGACGCGGCCCGCCTGCAGCAGAAGGGCATCGAAGTGAGCAGCTCCGAGCTGGGCGTGACCTTCACGG GCGTGGACACCATGGCCAGCTACGAGGAGGTCTTGCACCTCCTGCGCTACCGGAATTGGCACACCAGGTCCTTGCTCGACCGCAAGTTCAAGCTCACCTGCTCCGAGCTGAATGGCCGCTACGTCAGCAACGAATTTAAGGTGGAG GTGAACGTCATCCACACGGCCAACCCCGTGGACCACGCCAGCCACATGGCCGCCCAGCCGCAGTTCGTGCACCCCGAGCATCACTCCTTCGTCGACCTCTCTGGCCACAACCTGGCCAGTCCCCACCCGTTCGCAG TTGTCCCCAGTACCGCGACCGTTGTGATCGTGGTGTGCGTCAGCTTCCTGGTTTTCATGATCATCCTGGGAGTGTTCCGGATCCGGGCCGCGCACCAGCGCACCATGCGGGACCAGGACACCGGGAAGGAGAACGAGATGGACTGGGACGACTCGGCCCTGACCATCACCGTCAACCCCATGGAG ACCTACGAGGACCAGCACAgcagcgaggaggaggaggaggaagaggaggaggaggagagcgaGGACGGAGAGGAGGACGACGACATCACCAGCGCGGAGTCGGAGAgcagcgaggaggaggaggagcagggcgaCCAGCAGAGCGGGAGCAGGCAGCAGCAGCTGGAGTGGGACGACTCGACCCTCAGCTACTGA
- the CLSTN1 gene encoding calsyntenin-1 isoform X1, giving the protein MLHRPAPALAPAAWLLLAGLLCGGGVWAARVNKHKPWLEPTYHGIVTENDNTVLLDPPLIALDKDAPLHFAESFEVTVTKEGEICGFKIHGQSVPFEAVVVDKSTGEGVIRSKEKLDCELQKDYSFSIQAYDCGKGPDGANAKKSHKATVHIQVNDVNEYAPVFKEKSYKATVTEGKQYDSILRVEAVDADCSPQFSQICSYEIVTPGVPFAVDKDGYIKNTEKLNYGKEHQYKLTVTAYDCGKKRATEDVLVKISIKPTCTPGWQGWNNRIEYEPGTGALAVFPNIHLETCDEPVASVQTTVELETSHIGKGCDRDTYSEKSLHRLCGAASGTAELLPSPSSAANWTVGLPTDNGHDSDQVFEFNGTQAVRVPDGVVSVNPKEPFTISVWMRHGPFGRKKETILCSSDRTDMNRHRYSLYVHGCRLIFLLRQDPSEEKKYKPAEFHWKLNQVCDEQWHHYVLNVEFPSVTLYVDGVSHEPFSVTEDHPLHPSKTETQLVVGACWQEYSGVENDNDTEPVTMAPAGGDQHMTQFFRGNLAGLTLRSGKLADKKVIDCLYTCKEGLDLQVPEDSGVQIQASPSQSVLTLEGDDVGELDKAMQRVSYLNSRQFPTPGIRRLKITSTVKCFNEAACISVPPVEGYVMVLQPEEPKISLSGVHHFARAASEFESSEGVSLFPELRIISTVTREVEPEGDGAEDPTVQESLVSEETVHDLDACEVTVEGEELNREQESLEVDAARLQQKGIEVSSSELGVTFTGVDTMASYEEVLHLLRYRNWHTRSLLDRKFKLTCSELNGRYVSNEFKVEVNVIHTANPVDHASHMAAQPQFVHPEHHSFVDLSGHNLASPHPFAVVPSTATVVIVVCVSFLVFMIILGVFRIRAAHQRTMRDQDTGKENEMDWDDSALTITVNPMETYEDQHSSEEEEEEEEEEESEDGEEDDDITSAESESSEEEEEQGDQQSGSRQQQLEWDDSTLSY; this is encoded by the exons AGAGTTTTGAGGTGACAGTCACCAAAGAAG GTGAGATTTGTGGATTTAAAATTCACGGGCAGAGTGTCCCCTTTGAGGCCGTGGTGGTGGACAAGTCCACCGGCGAGGGCGTGATCCGCTCGAAGGAGAAGCTGGACTGCGAGCTGCAGAAGGACTACTCGTTCAGCATCCAGGCCTACGACTGCGGGAAGGGGCCCGACGGCGCCAACGCGAAGAAGTCTCACAA AGCGACCGTCCACATCCAGGTGAACGACGTGAACGAGTACGCGCCCGTGTTCAAGGAGAAGTCCTACAAGGCCACGGTCACGGAGGGGAAGCAGTATGACAGCATCCTGAGGGTGGAGGCCGTGGACGCAGACTGCTCCCCGCAGTTCAGCCAGATCTGCAGCTACGAGATCGTCACCCCAGGCGTGCCGTTCGCTGTGGACAAAGACG gttatataaaaaacacagagaagttaaactATGGGAAAGAACATCAGTATAAGCTGACCGTCACCGCCTATGATTGCGGGAAGAAAAGAGCCACGGAGGATGTTCTGGTGAAGATCAGCATTAAGCCCACCTGCACCCCTGGGTGGCAAG GCTGGAACAACAGGATCGAGTATGAGCCAGGCACGGGCGCCCTGGCGGTCTTCCCGAACATCCACCTGGAGACCTGCGACGAGCCGGTCGCCTCCGTGCAGACCACggtggagctggagaccagccacATCGGCAAAGGCTGTGACCGGGACACCTACTCCGAGAAGTCCCTCCACCGGCTCTGCG GCGCTGCCTCCGGCACGGCCGAGCTGCTCCCTTCCCCGAGCAGCGCCGCCAACTGGACCGTCGGGCTCCCCACGGACAACGGCCACGACAGCGACCAGGTCTTTGAATTCAATGGCACTCAAGCTGTGAGGGTCCCGGACGGCGTCGTCTCCGTCAACCCCAAGGAGCCCTTTACAATCTCCGTGTGGATGAGACACGGGCCTTTCGGCAGGAAGAAGGAGACGATTCTCTGCAGCTCAGACAGGACAG ATATGAACCGGCACCGCTACTCGCTCTACGTCCACGGGTGCCGGCTCATCTTCCTGCTCCGCCAGGACCCTTCCGAGGAGAAGAAGTACAAACCCGCGGAATTCCACTGGAAGTTGAACCAG GTCTGTGACGAGCAGTGGCACCACTATGTCCTCAACGTGGAATTCCCAAGCGTGACTCTGTACGTGGACGGTGTTTCTCACGAGCCCTTCTCTGTGACTGAGGATCACCCCCTTCATCCATCCAAGACAGAAACTCAGCTTGTGGTTGGGGCGTGCTGGCAAG AGTATTCAGGAGTTGAAAATGACAATGACACTGAGCCTGTGACTATGGCCCCTGCAG GTGGCGACCAGCACATGACCCAGTTTTTCCGAGGTAACCTGGCTGGCCTGACGCTCCGTTCCGGGAAGCTTGCAGATAAGAAGGTGATTGACTGTCTGTATACCTGCAAAGAGGGGCTGGACCTGCAAGTCCCCGAAGACAGTGGCGTGCAG ATCCAAGCAAGCCCCAGTCAGTCGGTGCTGACCTTGGAGGGGGACGACGTCGGGGAGCTGGACAAGGCCATGCAGCGCGTCTCCTACCTGAACTCCCGGCAGTTCCCCACGCCCGGAATCCGAAGGCTGAAAATCACCAGCACGGTCAA GTGTTTTAACGAGGCCGCCTGCATCTCGGTGCCCCCGGTGGAGGGCTACGTGATGGTCCTACAGCCCGAGGAGCCCAAGATCAGCCTGAGCGGCGTCCACCACTTTGCGAGAGCAGCTTCGGAATTTGAGAGCTCGGAAGGGGTTTCCCTTTTTCCCGAGCTCCGCATCATCAGCACCGTCACCAGAGAGGTGGAGCCCGAAGGGGACGGGGCAGAGGACCCCACAG TCCAAGAGTCCCTGGTGTCCGAGGAGACAGTGCACGACCTGGATGCCTGTGAGGTCACGGTGGAGGGGGAGGAGCTGAACCGCGAGCAGGAGAGCCTGGAGGTGGACGCGGCCCGCCTGCAGCAGAAGGGCATCGAAGTGAGCAGCTCCGAGCTGGGCGTGACCTTCACGG GCGTGGACACCATGGCCAGCTACGAGGAGGTCTTGCACCTCCTGCGCTACCGGAATTGGCACACCAGGTCCTTGCTCGACCGCAAGTTCAAGCTCACCTGCTCCGAGCTGAATGGCCGCTACGTCAGCAACGAATTTAAGGTGGAG GTGAACGTCATCCACACGGCCAACCCCGTGGACCACGCCAGCCACATGGCCGCCCAGCCGCAGTTCGTGCACCCCGAGCATCACTCCTTCGTCGACCTCTCTGGCCACAACCTGGCCAGTCCCCACCCGTTCGCAG TTGTCCCCAGTACCGCGACCGTTGTGATCGTGGTGTGCGTCAGCTTCCTGGTTTTCATGATCATCCTGGGAGTGTTCCGGATCCGGGCCGCGCACCAGCGCACCATGCGGGACCAGGACACCGGGAAGGAGAACGAGATGGACTGGGACGACTCGGCCCTGACCATCACCGTCAACCCCATGGAG ACCTACGAGGACCAGCACAgcagcgaggaggaggaggaggaagaggaggaggaggagagcgaGGACGGAGAGGAGGACGACGACATCACCAGCGCGGAGTCGGAGAgcagcgaggaggaggaggagcagggcgaCCAGCAGAGCGGGAGCAGGCAGCAGCAGCTGGAGTGGGACGACTCGACCCTCAGCTACTGA